The Primulina eburnea isolate SZY01 chromosome 13, ASM2296580v1, whole genome shotgun sequence genome includes a region encoding these proteins:
- the LOC140809833 gene encoding serine/arginine-rich splicing factor RS31-like isoform X2: protein MRPIFCGNFEYETRQSDLERLFSKYGRVDRVDMKSGFAFVYFEDERDADDAIRGLDNIPFGHDRRRLSVEWARGERGRHRDGRAANQRPTKTLFVINFDPVRTRDRDIERHFEPYGKVLNVRVRRNFAFVQFETLEEATKALECTHMSKVLDRVVSVEYALRDDDEKGPGKFNSPRKDYGRRGGSPYQRSPSPGLRRGRPSPDYERARSPIYDRYNGPSFDRARSPEYARYRRSPVRR from the exons ATGAGGCCTATTTTCTGTGGAAATTTTGAGTACGAGACTAGGCAATCGGACTTGGAGCGATTGTTTTCCAAATATGGAAGGGTTGACCGCGTCGACATGAAATCGG GATTTGCTTTTGTGTATTTTGAGGACGAACGTGATGCTGATGATGCCATCCGTGGTCTTGACAACATCCCCTTTGGGCATGATAGGCGCCGCTTGTCAGTAGAATGGGCAAGG GGTGAACGAGGCAGGCATCGTGATGGGAGAGCAGCAAATCAGAGACCTACTAAAACACTGTTTGTTATCAACTTTGATCCTGTGCGTACTAGGGACCGGGATATAGAAAGGCACTTTGAGCCTTATGGGAAGGTTCTTAATGTTCGCGTCCGTCGGAATTTTGCATTTGTGCAGTTTGAAACACTGGAAGAAGCCACAAAGGCTTTAGAATGCACACATATGAG CAAGGTACTCGACAGGGTGGTTTCTGTTGAATATGCTTTGAGAGATGACGATGAGAAGGGTCCGGGAAAATTCAATAGCCCCAGAAAGGATTATGGGAGACGTGGAGGTAGCCCTTACCAGAGATCGCCAAGTCCAGGGCTTCGCCGGGGTCGACCGAGCCCTGATTATGAGCGAGCTAGAAGCCCAATTTATGATAGGTATAATGGTCCTTCATTTGACAGAGCCAGGAGTCCAGAATATGCAAGATACCGAAG GTCACCTGTTCGAAGGTAA
- the LOC140809833 gene encoding serine/arginine-rich splicing factor RS31-like isoform X1, which produces MRPIFCGNFEYETRQSDLERLFSKYGRVDRVDMKSGFAFVYFEDERDADDAIRGLDNIPFGHDRRRLSVEWARGERGRHRDGRAANQRPTKTLFVINFDPVRTRDRDIERHFEPYGKVLNVRVRRNFAFVQFETLEEATKALECTHMSKVLDRVVSVEYALRDDDEKGPGKFNSPRKDYGRRGGSPYQRSPSPGLRRGRPSPDYERARSPIYDRYNGPSFDRARSPEYARYRSRSPVRR; this is translated from the exons ATGAGGCCTATTTTCTGTGGAAATTTTGAGTACGAGACTAGGCAATCGGACTTGGAGCGATTGTTTTCCAAATATGGAAGGGTTGACCGCGTCGACATGAAATCGG GATTTGCTTTTGTGTATTTTGAGGACGAACGTGATGCTGATGATGCCATCCGTGGTCTTGACAACATCCCCTTTGGGCATGATAGGCGCCGCTTGTCAGTAGAATGGGCAAGG GGTGAACGAGGCAGGCATCGTGATGGGAGAGCAGCAAATCAGAGACCTACTAAAACACTGTTTGTTATCAACTTTGATCCTGTGCGTACTAGGGACCGGGATATAGAAAGGCACTTTGAGCCTTATGGGAAGGTTCTTAATGTTCGCGTCCGTCGGAATTTTGCATTTGTGCAGTTTGAAACACTGGAAGAAGCCACAAAGGCTTTAGAATGCACACATATGAG CAAGGTACTCGACAGGGTGGTTTCTGTTGAATATGCTTTGAGAGATGACGATGAGAAGGGTCCGGGAAAATTCAATAGCCCCAGAAAGGATTATGGGAGACGTGGAGGTAGCCCTTACCAGAGATCGCCAAGTCCAGGGCTTCGCCGGGGTCGACCGAGCCCTGATTATGAGCGAGCTAGAAGCCCAATTTATGATAGGTATAATGGTCCTTCATTTGACAGAGCCAGGAGTCCAGAATATGCAAGATACCGAAG TAGGTCACCTGTTCGAAGGTAA
- the LOC140809833 gene encoding serine/arginine-rich splicing factor RS31-like isoform X3 — MPLHPNFHQNLPIFAGFAFVYFEDERDADDAIRGLDNIPFGHDRRRLSVEWARGERGRHRDGRAANQRPTKTLFVINFDPVRTRDRDIERHFEPYGKVLNVRVRRNFAFVQFETLEEATKALECTHMSKVLDRVVSVEYALRDDDEKGPGKFNSPRKDYGRRGGSPYQRSPSPGLRRGRPSPDYERARSPIYDRYNGPSFDRARSPEYARYRSRSPVRR; from the exons ATGCCTCTACATCCTAACTTTCATCAGAACCTTCCCATATTTGCAG GATTTGCTTTTGTGTATTTTGAGGACGAACGTGATGCTGATGATGCCATCCGTGGTCTTGACAACATCCCCTTTGGGCATGATAGGCGCCGCTTGTCAGTAGAATGGGCAAGG GGTGAACGAGGCAGGCATCGTGATGGGAGAGCAGCAAATCAGAGACCTACTAAAACACTGTTTGTTATCAACTTTGATCCTGTGCGTACTAGGGACCGGGATATAGAAAGGCACTTTGAGCCTTATGGGAAGGTTCTTAATGTTCGCGTCCGTCGGAATTTTGCATTTGTGCAGTTTGAAACACTGGAAGAAGCCACAAAGGCTTTAGAATGCACACATATGAG CAAGGTACTCGACAGGGTGGTTTCTGTTGAATATGCTTTGAGAGATGACGATGAGAAGGGTCCGGGAAAATTCAATAGCCCCAGAAAGGATTATGGGAGACGTGGAGGTAGCCCTTACCAGAGATCGCCAAGTCCAGGGCTTCGCCGGGGTCGACCGAGCCCTGATTATGAGCGAGCTAGAAGCCCAATTTATGATAGGTATAATGGTCCTTCATTTGACAGAGCCAGGAGTCCAGAATATGCAAGATACCGAAG TAGGTCACCTGTTCGAAGGTAA
- the LOC140810617 gene encoding AAA-ATPase At2g46620-like, which translates to MMVMLILSMILSVLCSLFIFRWFLHHTGLIYAARKFVDWVSDGIHVHLLLKVPEFNDSTHQENQFFRRVFLYVNSLASLEDSDFTNLLAGKKPNDIVLSIDDDQVIHDSFLGARVSWHYRVQRDCENQVVARSFVLTIKKKDKRWILKPYLQHVHTVSDDIDQRRKELKIHININDRWKSLPFHHPATFDSVVMDPDLKSKIRCDLETYLKSKQYYHKIGRVWKRSYLLYGPSGTGKSSFIAAVSNLLGYDVYTVNLTQVANDSDLNTLLLQTACKSLIVVEHLDRYISEKATAKITASGFLNFIDGLSNFQDEKIMIFTMNSKEGIDSAMLRPGRIDVHIHFPNCDFNSFKSLACNYLGVKEHKLFPQVEEIFQSGATMSPAEIGELMLVNRSSPSRALKSVITALQSNAAVKAGPQLYNSASSSPVPPYVAEEAGGVLWKDTVPKEFRKLYGLLRLKSCKKPGSSDHDDEIIDR; encoded by the coding sequence ATGATGGTCATGTTAATATTATCGATGATTTTGTCGGTTCTATGCTCACTATTTATCTTCCGATGGTTTCTGCATCACACCGGTCTCATATACGCGGCGAGGAAATTTGTCGACTGGGTCAGCGACGGGATTCACGTCCATCTACTCCTCAAGGTTCCCGAGTTCAACGATTCCACTCACCAAGAAAACCAGTTTTTTCGCCGGGTTTTTCTGTATGTCAATTCTTTGGCTTCCTTGGAAGACTCCGACTTCACCAATCTCTTGGCCGGTAAAAAGCCCAACGATATCGTTTTGTCCATCGACGATGATCAGGTCATACACGACTCGTTTCTCGGAGCCAGGGTTTCGTGGCACTACAGAGTCCAAAGGGATTGTGAAAACCAGGTGGTTGCGCGAAGTTTCGTGTTGACAATCAAGAAAAAGGATAAGCGTTGGATTCTGAAGCCTTATCTTCAACACGTACATACTGTTTCTGATGATATCGATCAGAGAAGAAAAGAATTGAAGATTCACATTAACATCAACGATAGGTGGAAATCGCTTCCATTCCATCATCCCGCTACTTTCGATTCGGTCGTTATGGACCCGGATTTGAAGAGCAAAATCCGGTGCGATCTGGAGACTTATCTCAAGTCCAAGCAGTATTACCACAAGATAGGCCGTGTTTGGAAACGCAGCTACCTGCTGTATGGCCCTTCTGGCACCGGAAAATCTAGCTTCATTGCCGCCGTCTCGAATTTGCTTGGTTACGACGTGTACACCGTTAATTTAACACAGGTGGCAAATGATTCTGATCTCAACACGCTTCTGTTGCAGACCGCGTGCAAATCTTTGATCGTGGTCGAACATTTGGATCGTTACATTTCGGAAAAAGCCACGGCGAAGATCACGGCATCCGGTTTCTTGAATTTTATTGATGGACTTTCGAATTTCCAAGACGAAAAGATCATGATTTTCACGATGAACAGCAAAGAGGGGATTGATTCCGCCATGTTAAGGCCTGGAAGAATCGATGTTCACATCCACTTTCCCAATTGcgattttaattctttcaaaagttTGGCATGCAATTATCTAGGTGTTAAGGAGCACAAATTGTTCCCACAAGTGGAGGAAATCTTTCAGAGCGGCGCCACCATGAGCCCCGCCGAGATTGGCGAATTAATGTTAGTGAACCGGAGCTCGCCAAGTCGAGCGTTGAAATCGGTGATTACTGCCTTGCAGTCGAATGCCGCCGTAAAGGCTGGACCACAGCTGTACAACAGTGCCTCGTCGTCGCCGGTGCCTCCGTATGTGGCGGAGGAAGCTGGGGGCGTGCTCTGGAAGGACACAGTGCCGAAAGAGTTCCGGAAGTTGTATGGACTTTTGAGGTTGAAGAGCTGCAAGAAACCTGGATCTTCGGATCATGATGACGAAATTATCGACCGATAA
- the LOC140810762 gene encoding protein TILLER ANGLE CONTROL 1-like isoform X2 produces MKIFNWVHRKLKDGSAAQNSKKNGVILDESGDANQFLVDNTTFGDSVFGCWKGGILTIGTFGYDPLTKDAADEVDEQDDDHDLEFLDNDQDQESEELESTENDEAITDSEEEEVYDEEEEANPQVYAVYAHDYEALIQQYDPASDYIKMNGNKDFDQVVMVMKENDRDVDVDMKKERITLADLFSADHWDADDDKLQKKKNKKKLQELMKEKASSKKHGYGRLAFAKKLLLAGGTGDSKNARPIHKLHRLVRRMLKRKIHPELGLLDKEVNESNIKYIPKMALVFE; encoded by the exons ATGAAG ATCTTCAACTGGGTTCACCGCAAGCTTAAAG ATGGGTCTGCAGCGcaaaattcaaagaaaaatggTGTTATTCTAGATGAAAGTGGTGACGCTAATCAGTTTCTGGTTGATAACACTACATTTGGTGATTCTGTGTTTGGTTGCTGGAAAGGAGGGATCTTAACTATAGGAACATTTGGATACGATCCATTAACGAAAGATGCTGCTGATGAAGTTGATGAACAAGACGACGatcatgatcttgaatttctGGATAATGATCAAGACCAAGAATCCGAAGAACTCGAATCGACTGAAAACGATGAGGCTATTACAGATTCCGaagaggaagaagtctacgACGAAGAAGAAGAGGCGAATCCGCAAGTGTACGCAGTTTATGCACATGATTACGAGGCGTTGATCCAGCAGTATGATCCAGCGTCGGATTACATTAAGATGAATGGAAACAAGGATTTTGATCAGGTTGTGATGGTGATGAAGGAGAATGATCGGGACGTGGATGTGGACATGAAGAAGGAGAGGATCACACTTGCAGACCTGTTCTCCGCTGATCATTGGGATGCTGATGATGATAAGTTGCAGAAAAAgaagaacaagaagaaattGCAGGAATTAATGAAAGAGAAGGCAAGCTCAAAGAAACATGGATATGGCCGCCTCGCATTCGCAAAGAAGCTGCTGCTTGCTGGAGGAACTGGAGACTCCAAGAATGCTCGCCCTATTCACAAATTGCATCGA TTGGTGAGGAGAATGTTGAAGAGAAAGATCCATCCAGAGCTTGGACTCCTCGACAAGGAAGTTAACGAGAGCAACATCAAGTACATCCCCAAG ATGGCACTGGTGTTTGAGTAA
- the LOC140810762 gene encoding protein TILLER ANGLE CONTROL 1-like isoform X1 yields MKIFNWVHRKLKDGSAAQNSKKNGVILDESGDANQFLVDNTTFGDSVFGCWKGGILTIGTFGYDPLTKDAADEVDEQDDDHDLEFLDNDQDQESEELESTENDEAITDSEEEEVYDEEEEANPQVYAVYAHDYEALIQQYDPASDYIKMNGNKDFDQVVMVMKENDRDVDVDMKKERITLADLFSADHWDADDDKLQKKKNKKKLQELMKEKASSKKHGYGRLAFAKKLLLAGGTGDSKNARPIHKLHRLVRRMLKRKIHPELGLLDKEVNESNIKYIPKVNESVPLLPISQDGTGV; encoded by the exons ATGAAG ATCTTCAACTGGGTTCACCGCAAGCTTAAAG ATGGGTCTGCAGCGcaaaattcaaagaaaaatggTGTTATTCTAGATGAAAGTGGTGACGCTAATCAGTTTCTGGTTGATAACACTACATTTGGTGATTCTGTGTTTGGTTGCTGGAAAGGAGGGATCTTAACTATAGGAACATTTGGATACGATCCATTAACGAAAGATGCTGCTGATGAAGTTGATGAACAAGACGACGatcatgatcttgaatttctGGATAATGATCAAGACCAAGAATCCGAAGAACTCGAATCGACTGAAAACGATGAGGCTATTACAGATTCCGaagaggaagaagtctacgACGAAGAAGAAGAGGCGAATCCGCAAGTGTACGCAGTTTATGCACATGATTACGAGGCGTTGATCCAGCAGTATGATCCAGCGTCGGATTACATTAAGATGAATGGAAACAAGGATTTTGATCAGGTTGTGATGGTGATGAAGGAGAATGATCGGGACGTGGATGTGGACATGAAGAAGGAGAGGATCACACTTGCAGACCTGTTCTCCGCTGATCATTGGGATGCTGATGATGATAAGTTGCAGAAAAAgaagaacaagaagaaattGCAGGAATTAATGAAAGAGAAGGCAAGCTCAAAGAAACATGGATATGGCCGCCTCGCATTCGCAAAGAAGCTGCTGCTTGCTGGAGGAACTGGAGACTCCAAGAATGCTCGCCCTATTCACAAATTGCATCGA TTGGTGAGGAGAATGTTGAAGAGAAAGATCCATCCAGAGCTTGGACTCCTCGACAAGGAAGTTAACGAGAGCAACATCAAGTACATCCCCAAGGTTAATGAATCAGTCCCACTCCTTCCAATTTCTCAAG ATGGCACTGGTGTTTGA